One Pleurocapsa sp. PCC 7327 DNA segment encodes these proteins:
- a CDS encoding filamentous hemagglutinin N-terminal domain-containing protein codes for MSSAIFLYTLAASNPMEAQIAPDGTLPTQVNRAGGVFEITGGSQAGGNLFHSFREFSVPNDNTVFFNNSSDIANIISRVTGGSISNIDGLIRANGSANLVLINPNGIQFGPNAQLNIGGSFLGSTADSLVFEDGTVFSAINPQAQPLLTVSVPVGLQMGANPGSIRVQGSGHRLTVANPIFSPVTRNSSSSGLQVRSGQTLALVGGDLVLDGGVLTAESGRIELGSATAGSVSLQSLPQGWTLGYAGVPSFGNIELRAQALADASVSGGSIYLQGRQISLSDGSLILIQNQGSQPSGAISINAAESLTISGTNADGTVRSSLTNETVGIGRGGDIVVSTGQLVVDGGGTIVAKTFSPAPGGNVTTNASESVRVAGASSLNPSVTSAISTASFGSGNAGNNTLSTQRLSAIEGGILGSSTFGTGDGGNPSVTATDSVEIIGVEPNLFVPSALTAATFNVGRAGNLTVNTSRLTVRDGGRIDACTFATGNAGNVTVNASEFVEVKGTVPGSRNPSLISSSANVADESLRQVLGLPTVPSGDSGNAILNANRLSVTDGALVTTRNEGLGSAGNISINASSIVLDNEGSITAELGGTFRGGRAIIFSPRTREGAKGGDITISTQQLVIRGGANIFTATFSNAPGGNIIVNASESVQVIGASPANPNSLSFIGSSTFGTQGAGNISLSTGRLTIFGGGLVSTGSLGAGDGGDVTVNATEAVEVIGVEPRQLAPSLLGVSTLNAGDAGNLTVNAPKVVVRDGGRLDASTAATGDAGSITINASESVEVSGTGSGDLAPTLVSSAANLENDFTRQIFGLPPVPSGNAGDVTINTGQLNVANGAQVTARNQGLGNGGKIRIDASSIFLDNGAGITASTVAGRGGSINLQARDSVRASGNSQISNINGGAEAAGDLTIETGRLVLSNGSFAATTALGQGAGGNLTVRASESVEVVGNGFAEYQQTFSTILTGGATLPELRTGLFTGTAAAGAAGHLTIATQQLNLREGSFIATSTFGTGKGGDLAVRAARGVELSSSGFASTTSGSAQAGNMSIDTSRLLVRDGAVIATSTLGSGAGGNLTIKATESVELRNTPVNSFTPTGLFTNSIVGTGKAGKLEINTQRLSVREGAAVSTQSGGVTRSQTIASGGVGGDLIINASEAIDLAGTSPDGLFQSVLSTATLSEAPAGNLKLVTGELSVRDGAVVAVSSQGTGNTGSLDVVADSIFLSGGFLSAATAFGQGGNINLRVRDSLQMRGGSQISATAGGTGDGGNIAIDAGNFLVLLEKSNLFANAFQGRGGNIQINARGIFICGNCQISASSRLGIDGTVELNTLEPDTKLEVIELPQEVTNPEEAVALSCQSQRGRAPSEFTITGRGGLPPRPSDPLGSEALVPFESAAPAAASPASEETDPAALPPPARGWYVSEKGTVVLSARPSHATPHSSGLPSSECHAK; via the coding sequence ATGAGTAGCGCTATTTTTCTCTACACTCTTGCCGCTAGTAACCCGATGGAAGCGCAAATCGCTCCCGATGGGACGCTGCCAACCCAAGTCAATCGAGCGGGCGGTGTCTTTGAAATTACTGGAGGTTCCCAAGCTGGCGGCAACCTATTTCATAGCTTTCGGGAGTTCTCAGTTCCCAATGACAATACGGTTTTCTTCAACAATAGCTCGGACATTGCCAACATAATCAGTCGGGTGACTGGCGGATCTATATCAAATATTGACGGATTAATCCGAGCCAACGGCAGCGCTAACTTAGTCCTAATCAATCCCAACGGCATTCAATTTGGTCCCAATGCCCAGTTAAATATTGGGGGGTCGTTTTTGGGCAGCACGGCAGACAGTCTGGTTTTTGAAGACGGTACGGTTTTTAGTGCCATCAATCCACAAGCGCAACCCCTACTGACGGTGAGCGTTCCAGTTGGCTTGCAGATGGGAGCGAATCCGGGCTCGATTCGCGTGCAAGGTTCGGGTCACAGGCTGACGGTTGCCAATCCCATCTTTTCGCCCGTAACGAGAAATAGTAGCTCGTCCGGATTGCAGGTAAGGTCGGGTCAAACCCTCGCTTTAGTCGGAGGCGATCTCGTCTTAGATGGTGGGGTACTAACGGCAGAGAGCGGGCGGATCGAGTTGGGCAGCGCGACGGCAGGCTCGGTCAGCCTCCAGTCTCTTCCCCAAGGCTGGACGTTAGGCTATGCGGGAGTGCCTTCCTTTGGAAACATCGAACTGCGAGCGCAAGCCTTAGCCGATGCCAGCGTCAGTGGCGGCTCTATCTACCTACAGGGGCGACAAATCTCGCTAAGCGATGGCTCGTTAATTTTGATTCAAAATCAAGGCAGCCAACCGTCAGGGGCGATTAGCATCAATGCTGCCGAGTCTCTAACCATAAGCGGAACCAATGCCGACGGAACGGTTCGCAGCAGTTTGACCAATGAAACCGTAGGAATTGGCAGAGGAGGAGACATCGTCGTTTCTACCGGGCAGTTAGTCGTAGACGGAGGCGGCACTATCGTCGCTAAAACCTTTAGTCCTGCCCCAGGCGGCAACGTTACGACAAACGCTTCTGAGTCCGTACGAGTGGCTGGAGCCAGTTCTCTCAATCCTAGCGTTACCAGCGCCATCTCTACAGCGAGTTTCGGTTCGGGTAATGCAGGCAACAATACGTTATCAACCCAGCGTTTGAGTGCGATTGAGGGAGGCATTCTTGGCTCGTCAACGTTTGGCACTGGTGACGGCGGCAATCCGAGCGTGACTGCCACTGATTCTGTAGAGATTATTGGCGTGGAACCTAACTTGTTCGTGCCCAGCGCTTTGACTGCCGCAACCTTCAATGTTGGTCGTGCGGGCAACTTGACCGTCAACACCTCGCGACTAACCGTTCGGGATGGCGGTAGGATAGATGCTTGCACGTTTGCCACTGGCAATGCTGGAAACGTTACTGTCAATGCCTCTGAGTTCGTCGAGGTGAAGGGAACAGTACCGGGATCTCGCAATCCGAGTTTGATAAGCTCGTCTGCTAATGTGGCAGATGAAAGCTTGCGACAGGTGCTTGGCTTGCCTACCGTGCCAAGCGGAGATTCTGGAAACGCAATCCTCAATGCCAATCGATTAAGCGTTACCGACGGGGCGCTAGTCACGACAAGAAATGAAGGATTGGGTAGTGCGGGAAACATAAGCATAAATGCTAGCTCGATTGTTTTGGACAATGAAGGGAGCATTACAGCAGAATTAGGCGGAACTTTCCGAGGAGGACGGGCTATTATCTTTTCTCCTCGAACTAGAGAAGGCGCGAAAGGTGGCGACATTACGATTTCAACCCAGCAATTAGTTATCCGGGGCGGAGCAAACATATTTACTGCAACCTTCTCCAATGCTCCAGGGGGCAATATCATAGTAAATGCCTCTGAGTCGGTGCAAGTCATTGGAGCCTCGCCTGCCAATCCCAATTCGCTCAGCTTTATCGGTTCCTCGACGTTCGGCACTCAAGGGGCGGGAAATATTAGCCTATCAACAGGACGGTTGACTATTTTCGGTGGAGGACTCGTGAGCACTGGAAGCTTAGGAGCGGGCGATGGAGGAGACGTGACAGTCAATGCCACTGAAGCTGTAGAAGTCATCGGAGTAGAGCCGCGTCAATTGGCACCAAGCCTTTTAGGGGTTTCGACGCTCAATGCTGGAGATGCTGGTAACTTAACTGTCAACGCCCCCAAAGTAGTCGTTCGGGATGGAGGAAGGCTCGATGCTTCCACGGCTGCTACTGGCGATGCCGGAAGCATTACCATTAACGCTAGCGAGTCCGTCGAGGTAAGCGGCACCGGATCCGGGGATCTCGCTCCCACTCTAGTGAGCTCTGCTGCCAATCTTGAGAATGATTTCACCCGACAGATTTTTGGATTGCCCCCCGTGCCAAGCGGCAACGCTGGAGACGTGACGATTAACACGGGTCAGTTAAATGTTGCCAATGGCGCTCAAGTCACGGCAAGAAATCAGGGGTTAGGCAATGGAGGAAAGATAAGGATCGACGCTAGCTCGATTTTCCTGGATAATGGCGCTGGCATCACCGCCTCAACGGTAGCGGGTCGAGGCGGTAGCATCAACTTACAAGCGCGGGATTCTGTGCGGGCGAGCGGCAACAGCCAGATATCCAACATTAATGGGGGCGCAGAAGCGGCGGGCGACTTAACGATTGAGACGGGTCGGTTAGTTCTCAGCAATGGGTCATTCGCAGCTACAACGGCTTTGGGGCAAGGTGCGGGGGGAAATCTGACCGTTCGCGCCTCCGAGTCGGTCGAAGTAGTAGGCAATGGATTTGCAGAATACCAACAAACCTTCTCTACGATTTTAACTGGGGGAGCCACTTTACCCGAGCTACGAACTGGTTTATTTACGGGAACCGCAGCTGCTGGCGCAGCAGGTCATCTGACGATCGCGACTCAGCAGTTGAACCTCAGAGAAGGCAGTTTTATCGCTACTAGCACCTTTGGTACGGGAAAAGGAGGCGATCTAGCAGTAAGAGCCGCTCGCGGGGTCGAGCTGAGCAGTTCTGGTTTTGCTAGTACGACATCGGGTAGCGCCCAGGCAGGAAACATGTCCATCGATACCAGTAGGTTACTCGTTCGAGATGGAGCGGTAATCGCCACCTCAACTTTGGGCAGCGGTGCGGGAGGAAATTTGACAATTAAGGCAACCGAGTCAGTCGAGCTTAGAAACACGCCAGTCAATTCTTTCACTCCCACTGGTCTGTTTACTAACTCAATAGTTGGTACGGGCAAGGCAGGCAAGCTAGAGATTAACACGCAACGGTTGAGCGTGCGAGAAGGGGCGGCAGTATCTACTCAAAGTGGCGGTGTCACGCGATCGCAAACGATCGCTAGCGGAGGAGTGGGTGGAGATTTAATTATCAATGCGTCTGAGGCGATCGATTTGGCAGGGACTTCGCCGGATGGTCTTTTTCAAAGTGTCCTGAGTACGGCAACGCTCAGTGAAGCTCCAGCTGGCAACCTAAAGCTTGTCACCGGAGAATTGTCGGTGCGAGATGGGGCTGTAGTCGCCGTCAGCAGCCAAGGGACAGGAAATACTGGCTCCCTCGACGTTGTAGCCGACTCGATTTTCCTGAGCGGGGGATTTCTGTCGGCAGCAACCGCTTTCGGACAAGGGGGCAACATTAACTTACGAGTGCGAGATTCTTTACAGATGCGCGGCGGCAGCCAAATCTCTGCCACTGCAGGCGGTACTGGCGACGGCGGTAATATCGCCATCGATGCGGGCAACTTCTTAGTCCTGCTAGAGAAAAGTAACCTCTTCGCCAACGCCTTCCAAGGTAGGGGCGGAAACATTCAAATTAACGCCAGAGGAATCTTTATCTGTGGCAACTGTCAGATTAGCGCCAGTTCGCGACTGGGAATCGATGGAACGGTCGAGCTGAATACGCTAGAGCCAGACACCAAGCTCGAAGTTATCGAGTTGCCCCAAGAGGTGACTAACCCCGAAGAAGCAGTGGCGCTATCGTGTCAGTCCCAGAGGGGACGTGCCCCTAGCGAATTTACCATTACCGGACGCGGCGGGTTGCCGCCTCGACCCAGCGACCCGCTCGGTAGCGAAGCGTTAGTTCCTTTCGAGTCTGCTGCTCCTGCCGCAGCAAGTCCCGCTAGCGAGGAGACAGATCCCGCAGCATTACCGCCTCCAGCTAGAGGCTGGTACGTCAGCGAGAAGGGCACAGTGGTTCTCTCTGCCAGACCTAGCCATGCGACTCCCCACAGTTCTGGATTACCTTCCTCGGAGTGCCATGCCAAGTAA
- a CDS encoding COP23 domain-containing protein has translation MLKQQSSVTIAIAQATSGNIVSPLGLLVLGAAAVVAQPSTAASASIACETSANPPAVVATVSEQGRSQTVKMINFLPEYFSPEAAVQNCQTAASTLKALYDRDRANYLASDTIAGKPTVCAVERRGMGCDSDGARVLFSFDRAVDPSQALYDMLGSQFKGAERPDSRTVSRIYTDIKPRRWWFF, from the coding sequence ATGCTTAAGCAACAATCTTCTGTAACTATTGCGATCGCACAAGCAACTTCTGGGAATATCGTTTCACCTTTAGGATTGCTCGTTTTAGGGGCTGCGGCAGTTGTCGCTCAACCCAGCACAGCTGCTAGCGCAAGCATCGCCTGCGAAACTAGCGCTAATCCGCCAGCAGTTGTAGCGACTGTCTCAGAGCAAGGTCGTTCGCAAACGGTCAAAATGATTAACTTTTTGCCCGAATATTTCTCGCCCGAAGCGGCTGTCCAAAATTGTCAAACGGCGGCTAGTACCTTGAAGGCACTCTACGATCGCGATCGCGCTAATTACTTAGCGAGCGACACGATTGCCGGAAAACCGACTGTATGCGCGGTAGAACGAAGAGGCATGGGTTGCGATAGCGACGGTGCGCGGGTGCTATTTAGTTTCGATCGCGCTGTCGATCCCTCTCAAGCCCTATACGACATGCTAGGCAGCCAATTTAAAGGAGCAGAGCGTCCCGATTCGCGGACGGTCAGCCGAATTTACACGGATATTAAACCCCGTCGCTGGTGGTTCTTCTAA
- a CDS encoding tetratricopeptide repeat protein, translating to MLKTSSIKPLGTILQQADLVSAAQIEVALREQARSPNLRIGEILALRGWVKQKTADFFAQRWLTLANQESKRPLGQYLKEAALLNELQIEIVLSEQRQTGLRFGELAVKKGWLKPTTLDFFLDFLVPERQKNGEQAHPMESWDPSGFPQHLEAIQQRLLENQRCDPLQLLSLYRQILRFGEVPANNTPEQAELLDLGLVVKYQGALQVSNPIYEKVIDRSWVEQELTSLQPFSQIRLKLFKLENKARYPYSVLEEVLAWTNEQFSLTQKLCQLVAESNSFIEAGEEASRVGQVARTRLIEDWENQAAGEHLRAIRQRLLNNQQCQPFRLLKLYRQILRLEEVRVNGTPEQVELLNLGLITNDRGSLKAANRIYEAVFNRSWVERELTRLHLAYLKLESFQLEEKASYPYSVLEEVLDWTNEQAFLTQTLCQLIAESDSFIEAEEEASRVEQLVRQCLIENWENQAASEHLKAIRHRLLNNQPCQPFRLLKLYRQILRLEEVRVNGTPEQVELLNLGLITNDRGSLKAANRIYEAVFNRSWVERELTRLHLAYLKLESFQLEEKASYPYSVLEEVLDWTNEQAFLIQTLCQLIAESDSFIEAEEEASRVEQLVRQCLIANWENRAAGEHLKAIWQRLLESKNCGTFRLLKLYRQILRLGEVRVNGTLEQVELLNLGLITNDRGSLKVANRIYEAVFSRSWVESELAKFLRTSISETSNPAQTEDISSIASHKKTDKKTTKKALRRILSFGAIAGVTLIGFNLFFQRREPEVFQQGNELLNQGEYKEAIAKYDQILASDGNYYQAWTNRGYALAGLRDYNKMLDSCTTAAIIEPKAVYAWNCQGEALHNLKQYEQAIAAFNKAIAIEPDDPVFWINKSESLLGLKHSEEALATIEQAIEILEKIQQENGSNSMIREFSVAWSSKARALKEDRRDEEALDAYNRALEYSPDYFPAQRGKGIVLQSLGRYKEAIQEFDRILNNPKQTSQDKAEVWFYKGLALCQLQQPRTALSAFKEALKLKPGYKEAEKAKMTCG from the coding sequence ATGTTAAAGACTTCTTCTATCAAGCCTCTTGGTACAATTCTGCAACAGGCTGACCTTGTTTCAGCCGCACAGATAGAAGTCGCTCTGCGAGAGCAGGCTCGCTCCCCAAACCTGCGAATTGGAGAAATTCTGGCGTTGCGAGGATGGGTCAAACAGAAAACAGCTGACTTTTTTGCACAAAGGTGGCTGACTCTAGCCAACCAGGAATCGAAACGACCTTTAGGGCAGTATCTCAAAGAAGCGGCACTATTAAACGAGCTTCAGATCGAGATTGTTCTCTCCGAGCAAAGGCAAACCGGACTTCGATTTGGGGAGCTAGCTGTCAAAAAAGGATGGCTCAAGCCAACTACCTTAGACTTTTTCCTAGATTTTTTGGTTCCCGAACGCCAGAAGAATGGCGAGCAGGCTCATCCGATGGAGAGCTGGGATCCTTCTGGGTTCCCCCAGCATCTAGAAGCGATTCAACAGAGACTGCTAGAAAATCAACGCTGCGATCCACTTCAACTACTAAGTCTATATCGGCAAATTCTGCGCTTTGGAGAAGTTCCAGCGAATAACACGCCAGAACAAGCCGAGCTACTCGATCTGGGATTGGTAGTTAAGTATCAGGGCGCGTTACAAGTATCCAATCCCATTTATGAAAAAGTTATCGATCGCAGTTGGGTAGAACAAGAATTGACGAGTTTGCAACCTTTTAGCCAGATTAGACTCAAACTCTTCAAACTAGAAAACAAAGCTCGCTATCCCTACAGCGTACTCGAAGAGGTGCTGGCTTGGACAAACGAACAGTTTTCTCTAACCCAAAAACTCTGTCAATTGGTAGCCGAGTCGAACTCATTTATCGAGGCAGGAGAGGAAGCCAGTCGCGTCGGGCAGGTCGCCAGAACGCGCCTGATCGAAGATTGGGAAAACCAGGCAGCAGGCGAGCATCTTAGAGCTATTCGGCAGAGGCTGCTAAACAATCAACAGTGTCAGCCATTTCGACTGCTGAAGCTCTATCGACAAATTCTGCGTCTCGAAGAAGTGAGAGTCAATGGAACGCCAGAACAAGTCGAGTTGCTCAATTTGGGATTGATAACTAACGATCGCGGCAGCTTAAAAGCAGCCAATCGCATCTATGAAGCAGTTTTTAATCGCAGTTGGGTCGAGCGAGAATTGACGCGCTTGCACCTGGCTTACCTCAAACTCGAATCGTTTCAACTCGAAGAAAAAGCCAGCTATCCCTATAGCGTACTCGAAGAAGTACTCGACTGGACAAACGAACAGGCTTTCCTCACCCAAACGTTATGTCAGCTGATAGCCGAGTCGGACTCGTTTATCGAGGCAGAAGAAGAAGCCAGCCGAGTCGAGCAGCTAGTCCGCCAATGCCTAATTGAAAATTGGGAAAACCAGGCGGCAAGCGAACATCTCAAAGCCATTCGGCACAGACTGCTAAACAATCAACCGTGTCAGCCATTTCGACTGCTGAAGCTCTATCGACAAATTCTGCGTCTCGAAGAAGTGAGAGTCAATGGAACGCCAGAACAAGTCGAGTTGCTCAATTTGGGATTGATAACTAACGATCGCGGCAGCTTAAAAGCAGCCAATCGCATCTATGAAGCAGTTTTTAATCGCAGTTGGGTCGAGCGAGAATTGACGCGCTTGCACCTGGCTTACCTCAAACTCGAATCGTTTCAACTCGAAGAAAAAGCCAGCTATCCCTATAGCGTACTCGAAGAAGTACTCGACTGGACAAACGAACAGGCTTTCCTCATCCAAACGTTATGTCAGCTGATAGCCGAGTCGGACTCGTTTATCGAGGCAGAAGAAGAAGCCAGTCGAGTCGAGCAGCTAGTCAGACAGTGCCTGATCGCCAATTGGGAAAACCGAGCGGCAGGCGAGCATCTCAAGGCAATTTGGCAGAGATTGCTTGAAAGTAAAAATTGCGGGACATTTCGACTGCTGAAGCTCTATCGACAAATTCTGCGGCTGGGAGAAGTTCGGGTCAATGGAACGCTAGAACAAGTCGAGTTGCTCAATTTGGGATTGATAACTAACGATCGCGGCAGCTTAAAAGTAGCCAATCGCATCTATGAAGCAGTTTTTAGTCGCAGTTGGGTAGAGTCGGAATTGGCAAAGTTTCTGCGGACATCGATTTCAGAAACTTCCAACCCGGCTCAAACGGAAGATATTTCCAGCATCGCCTCCCACAAAAAAACCGATAAAAAAACCACAAAGAAAGCTCTCAGACGCATCTTGTCTTTCGGAGCGATCGCAGGTGTTACTCTGATTGGCTTCAATCTTTTCTTCCAACGCCGGGAACCCGAAGTTTTTCAACAGGGCAACGAGCTATTAAATCAAGGAGAATACAAAGAGGCGATCGCAAAATATGACCAGATTTTAGCCAGCGATGGCAATTACTACCAAGCTTGGACTAACCGAGGCTATGCTCTAGCTGGCTTGCGCGACTACAATAAGATGCTCGACTCCTGCACGACAGCCGCGATTATCGAGCCAAAGGCGGTTTATGCCTGGAACTGCCAAGGAGAGGCACTCCACAACCTCAAGCAATACGAGCAGGCGATCGCAGCCTTTAACAAAGCCATTGCCATTGAACCGGACGATCCGGTTTTCTGGATTAACAAAAGTGAATCTCTGCTAGGTTTAAAGCATTCCGAAGAAGCCCTCGCAACTATTGAGCAAGCCATTGAGATTCTTGAGAAAATACAGCAAGAAAATGGAAGCAACTCGATGATTCGAGAGTTTTCAGTCGCTTGGTCTTCTAAAGCTAGAGCCTTAAAGGAAGATCGGCGAGACGAAGAAGCTCTCGATGCCTACAACCGCGCCCTAGAATACTCTCCCGACTATTTCCCAGCCCAGCGAGGAAAGGGGATAGTACTTCAGAGCTTGGGGCGCTACAAGGAAGCCATTCAGGAATTCGATCGCATTCTCAACAACCCCAAACAGACAAGCCAGGACAAAGCCGAAGTTTGGTTTTACAAAGGGTTGGCTCTATGCCAATTGCAGCAACCTCGAACGGCATTATCTGCCTTCAAGGAAGCCTTAAAGCTCAAACCCGGTTACAAAGAAGCAGAGAAAGCCAAAATGACTTGTGGCTAA
- a CDS encoding branched-chain amino acid ABC transporter permease produces MDTPQLLFNGLAVGSVIALAAVGLTLTYGILRLSNFAHGDFMTLGAYLAWLANTNGVNIWLAIPIGAAGTVAAMLLSEQLLWRPMRDRRATSTTLIIISIGLALFLRNGILFIWGGSNQRYDLPVVPAIALGNMRVAFDRLLTIGLAIVAIAVLHFILQNTKIGKAMRAVADNIDLARVSGINVERVVLWTWIINGILTALGGVMFGLITGGVRPNMGWFLILPMFAAVILGGIGNPYGAIAGGIAIGIAQELSVSVPWLGADYKLGVALFIMIVILLVRPQGLFRGTI; encoded by the coding sequence ATGGACACCCCTCAACTACTCTTCAATGGACTTGCTGTAGGAAGCGTTATTGCGCTGGCAGCCGTAGGACTTACCCTGACTTATGGAATTTTGCGACTGTCAAATTTTGCCCATGGGGATTTTATGACCTTGGGAGCGTATTTAGCTTGGCTGGCAAATACCAATGGGGTCAATATCTGGCTGGCGATCCCGATAGGCGCTGCGGGAACTGTTGCAGCCATGTTGCTATCGGAACAATTACTGTGGAGACCAATGCGCGATCGCCGTGCCACTTCTACCACGCTAATTATTATTTCCATCGGACTCGCCCTATTTCTGCGCAACGGCATTCTGTTTATCTGGGGCGGAAGCAATCAACGCTACGATTTGCCAGTCGTTCCCGCAATAGCGCTCGGGAATATGAGAGTAGCTTTCGATCGCCTGTTAACGATCGGATTAGCGATTGTAGCGATCGCAGTTCTCCACTTTATCTTACAGAATACCAAAATTGGCAAAGCGATGCGAGCCGTCGCCGATAATATCGACCTCGCGCGGGTATCGGGAATTAACGTCGAGCGAGTCGTTCTCTGGACTTGGATTATTAATGGGATTTTGACGGCTTTAGGCGGAGTCATGTTCGGACTCATTACGGGCGGAGTTCGTCCCAATATGGGCTGGTTTTTGATCCTGCCCATGTTTGCTGCGGTGATTCTAGGGGGAATTGGCAATCCTTACGGCGCGATCGCGGGAGGAATTGCGATCGGCATCGCTCAAGAATTAAGCGTCAGCGTCCCCTGGCTGGGCGCAGACTACAAGCTAGGCGTAGCCTTGTTTATTATGATCGTTATTCTGCTGGTACGCCCTCAAGGTTTGTTCAGGGGCACGATTTAA
- a CDS encoding DUF6671 family protein, with protein sequence MSRISWFKNRLAILATMHQKERVIAPLLETELNLQVIVPSQFDTDRFGTFTREIKRVGTQIEAARLKAQKVLELTGKTIAIASEGSFYPHPAFPFLSCDREIVLLIDKTNQLEIIGQEITTETNHNHQQVKSIEAALEFAQKVGFPEHGLVVMSGQNSTEKEEIIKGIITEEKLIESVEIFLKKSPTGTIHIETDMRAMYNPTRMKAIAKATRDLIEKLNRFCPQCSAPGFDIVERLSGLPCGWCSSPTSLIRAAIYQCPKCNYRQETLFPDGVETADPSYCPYCNP encoded by the coding sequence ATGTCTAGAATTTCTTGGTTTAAAAATCGTCTTGCCATCTTAGCAACCATGCATCAAAAAGAGCGAGTCATTGCACCGCTTCTGGAGACAGAACTGAACCTGCAAGTTATCGTCCCATCTCAATTCGATACCGATCGTTTTGGAACTTTTACTAGAGAAATTAAGCGAGTTGGAACTCAAATCGAAGCGGCTCGATTAAAAGCCCAAAAAGTTTTAGAACTTACTGGCAAGACGATTGCTATAGCTAGTGAAGGGAGTTTTTATCCCCATCCAGCTTTTCCCTTTTTATCTTGCGATCGCGAAATTGTTTTATTAATCGATAAAACTAATCAATTAGAAATTATTGGACAAGAAATAACCACAGAAACTAACCATAATCATCAACAAGTCAAATCGATCGAAGCAGCCTTAGAATTTGCACAGAAAGTTGGATTTCCCGAACATGGCTTAGTCGTCATGTCCGGCCAAAATTCTACCGAGAAAGAAGAAATTATTAAAGGAATTATTACCGAAGAGAAACTGATTGAATCAGTAGAAATCTTTCTGAAAAAATCTCCTACTGGAACGATTCATATTGAAACCGACATGCGAGCAATGTACAATCCCACTCGCATGAAAGCGATCGCAAAAGCAACTCGCGATCTAATTGAAAAACTCAATCGATTCTGTCCCCAATGTTCTGCCCCCGGATTTGATATTGTCGAACGATTATCTGGGTTGCCTTGCGGTTGGTGTTCTTCGCCTACTTCTCTGATTCGGGCTGCCATTTATCAATGCCCAAAATGCAATTATAGGCAAGAAACTTTATTCCCCGATGGCGTAGAAACAGCCGATCCATCTTATTGTCCGTATTGTAATCCCTAA
- the rtcA gene encoding RNA 3'-terminal phosphate cyclase, with protein MITIDGSYGEGGGQVLRTSLSLAAITGQPLRLEKIRAGRPKPGLAAQHLTSVRAAAAVCQAQIRGDALGSTTLEFIPNRAAQAGRYTFDVTEAREGGSAGAVTLILQTILLPLALSKGDSVVILKGGTHVPWSPPVTYIEQVYLPIVKQLGVQAEVDLRAWGWYPTGGGEVELRVKGSGTLRGIQLLERGNLQQVRGLAVVTELPSHIPQRMASRAESLLHQEHLKAQVKPLRERGRTPGAGIFLTAEYEFSRAGFNALGRQGLPAERVAEIAVQELLEFHAKGAPVDKHLGDQLLLPTALAGDASQYRVTEITEHLTTNAWVISQFGLAAIEIDPKEGIVSVAPN; from the coding sequence ATGATTACCATTGATGGCTCTTATGGCGAAGGCGGCGGTCAAGTACTCCGCACCAGCCTCAGCTTAGCTGCTATTACAGGTCAACCCCTTCGTCTTGAGAAAATTCGGGCAGGTCGTCCCAAACCCGGATTGGCTGCTCAACATCTCACTTCCGTGCGGGCAGCGGCGGCGGTTTGTCAAGCGCAAATTCGAGGCGATGCGCTGGGTTCGACAACCTTAGAATTCATTCCCAATCGTGCTGCCCAGGCAGGGCGCTATACTTTCGATGTCACCGAGGCAAGAGAAGGAGGATCTGCTGGAGCCGTTACCTTGATCTTACAGACTATTCTCCTTCCACTAGCATTATCAAAGGGAGACTCAGTGGTCATTCTCAAAGGAGGTACGCACGTTCCTTGGAGTCCTCCCGTCACTTATATCGAACAAGTCTATCTGCCCATTGTAAAGCAACTTGGCGTACAAGCAGAAGTAGATCTACGCGCGTGGGGTTGGTATCCTACTGGCGGCGGCGAGGTAGAATTGCGGGTGAAGGGCAGCGGCACCTTGAGAGGCATTCAGTTGTTAGAGCGAGGAAACTTGCAACAAGTGCGGGGATTGGCGGTGGTGACAGAACTACCGTCTCATATTCCTCAACGAATGGCTAGCCGCGCAGAAAGTCTATTGCACCAGGAGCACCTCAAGGCTCAGGTGAAACCTTTGAGAGAGAGGGGCAGAACGCCAGGAGCAGGAATTTTTCTGACAGCCGAATACGAATTTAGTCGGGCTGGATTTAATGCCTTGGGGCGGCAAGGACTTCCAGCAGAACGAGTGGCAGAAATAGCCGTTCAAGAATTGCTGGAGTTTCACGCCAAGGGAGCGCCTGTCGATAAACATTTAGGCGATCAACTTCTTTTACCAACCGCTTTAGCAGGGGATGCAAGTCAGTATCGAGTTACTGAAATTACCGAACATCTGACTACAAATGCATGGGTAATCTCTCAATTTGGATTAGCTGCGATCGAGATCGATCCGAAAGAGGGGATAGTTTCTGTTGCTCCAAATTAG